A window from Triplophysa dalaica isolate WHDGS20190420 chromosome 3, ASM1584641v1, whole genome shotgun sequence encodes these proteins:
- the zp3f.1 gene encoding zona pellucida glycoprotein 3f, tandem duplicate 1 has product METAGCSCIAGAQAAITVDCGKNSVSVRWTETNLQVDPYSLQLGDCPPSQVSVKPEGAEAVFNAEFGACTIRRLVTRDQIVFATEITSTVSSKASPVYYPVACAYKRPKDWAPPLYNPLVFHTHGQGDLNFHMALMRDDFSGLATSTTFSLGSTIPIAASVEQQTHQPLMLLLEECVASTTPELGPESRIYPLITNKGCLVDSKNTNSRFLPRSQLSEIRLSLQAFKFAIGEDVYIHCKLVAWDPRDMDGGKKACQYDKANSRWTLLDDPSQSSLCSCCDTNCRGRKKRGLRSESLALNSVLGPLVIIDN; this is encoded by the exons ATGGAGACTGCTGGTTGCTCCTGCATTGCAG GTGCACAAGCAG CAATCACTGTGGATTGTGGTAAAAACTCTGTGTCTGTACGATGGACTGAAACAAACCTGCAAGTGGATCCATATTCTCTACAGTTGGGTGATTGTCCTCCGTCACAAGTTTCAGTCAAACCTGAGGGGGCAGAGGCAGTGTTTAATGCTGAATTTGGGGCCTGTACTATTAGGAGGCTG GTGACAAGAGATCAGATTGTATTTGCGACGGAGATCACGTCTACTGTATCGTCGAAAGCATCTCCTGTTTATTACCCAGTTGCCTGTGCTTATAAAAG ACCAAAAGACTGGGCACCTCCTTTGTATAATCCTCTGGTTTTTCATACACACGGACAGGGAGATCTGAACTTCCACATGGCACTCATGAGGG ATGACTTTAGCGGTTTGGCCACTTCCACGACGTTCTCGCTCGGCTCAACAATCCCGATCGCTGCCTCGGTCGAGCAGCAAACCCATCAGCCTTTGATGCTTCTCCTGGAGGAATGTGTGGCCTCCACAACACCCGAACTGGGTCCAGAATCTCGTATTTACCCGCTCATCACCAATAAAGG GTGTCTGGTGGACAGTAAAAACACCAACTCAAGATTTCTACCGAGGAGCCAATTGTCTGAGATCAGATTAAGTCTTCAAGCATTTAAGTTTGCCATTGGAGAAGAT GTCTACATTCACTGCAAGCTTGTGGCGTGGGACCCTAGAGACATGGATGGTGGCAAAAAAGCTTGTCAATACGATAAGGCCAACTCAAG ATGGACGTTACTTGATGATCCTTCTCAAAGTTCTTTATGTAGCTGCTGTGACACTAACTGTCGAGGCAGGAAGAAAAGAGGATTAAGAAGTG AATCCTTGGCGTTAAACTCTGTGCTTGGACCGCTGGTTATCATTGACAACTGA
- the LOC130415694 gene encoding zona pellucida sperm-binding protein 3-like: protein MKNLLLWVFISTVVTAIGVSEDDIQIVCEESSVRIRWKVNKSMHGNPPGLLLGNCFPTSFTDTSKGHAEAEFIYQLSDCQFKRMGTWKYLIYANTLTHRPLSKTSPPFTYPVRCVYDRPQGWTPFYQSPAQGHGELAYHMAILNQNFSGPAESNVFPLGSFIPIWAEVDQQAHQPLVLLLEECVASTTLEMYPDTLTYPLITNEGCLVEGKKTFSRFLPRYHSSSILLHLQAFRFAVGEEVYIHCKLIAWDPEDLNESRKACNYNKTTEKWELLDNSKKNQLCQCCDSTCKGRPKRDAESAPQGLVLKSVLGPLTITED from the exons ATGAAGAATCTGCTGTTATGGGTTTTTATTTCCACAGTTGTAACAGCAATTGGAGTGTCTGAAGATG aTATCCAAATTGTGTGTGAGGAAAGTTCAGTTCGCATTAGATGGAAAGTGAACAAATCCATGCATGGAAATCCACCTGGTCTTCTCCTCGGTAACTGCTTTCCTACAAGCTTCACGGATACGTCAAAAGGCCACGCAGAGGCAGAATTTATCTATCAACTCAGTGATTGTCAATTCAAAAGGATG GGGACGTGGAAATATTTGATCTATGCGAATACACTGACTCACAGGCCTTTGTCAAAGACCTCCCCTCCTTTCACATATCCAGTGAGATGTGTGTATGACAG GCCGCAGGGTTGGACCCCTTTCTACCAGAGTCCTGCTCAAGGTCATGGAGAACTGGCTTATCACATGGCAATTCTTAACC AGAATTTCAGTGGCCCAGCCGAATCCAATGTCTTTCCTCTGGGTTCTTTTATTCCTATATGGGCCGAGGTGGACCAGCAAGCCCATCAGCCCCTGGTGCTGCTGCTGGAGGAATGTGTCGCCTCCACAACTCTTGAAATGTACCCAGACACCCTTACGTACCCACTCATCACCAATGAAGG GTGTCTTGTGGAGGGAAAGAAGACCTTCTCCAGGTTTCTACCAAGGTATCACTCCTCATCCATCTTGCTTCATCTCCAAGCCTTCAGATTTGCTGTAGGAGAAGAG GTGTACATCCACTGTAAGTTAATCGCGTGGGACCCTGAGGATCTAAATGAATCAAGGAAAGCCTGTAACTACAATAAAACCACAGAAAA GTGGGAGCTTTTGGATAACTCCAAGAAGAACCAGCTTTGTCAGTGCTGTGATTCTACTTGTAAAGGCCGACCGAAGCGAGATGCTGAATCTG CACCCCAAGGGCTGGTTCTCAAATCCGTGTTGGGACCCCTGACAATTACTGAAGATTAA